In Candidatus Zixiibacteriota bacterium, the following proteins share a genomic window:
- a CDS encoding MFS transporter, which produces MTTVPPPSDPSGSSLSVAARVRRGVADYSHHLGLFSRNARLYLFGSFLMGINFQVFMLLLNLLLKEIGYVEGDIGLVASSRAVGMSVIAIPAGILLSRVRLKPILMASCVLFAFFSYFMASVQQLALLLCFSTLSGMAFSFYRVAAGPFYMRNSTPTERTHLFSFSFGTNLLAGIMGAAGAGRLAAMIGERSGDMIWGYQCTLYIGIGVSLLALIPFMLIRSAPPSKEENRITLTRAQFRKRGRFYGKVFATNFMIGMGAGLIIPFLNLYFRDRFNLAPDTIGLYYSIVHGSMLIGSLAGPVLVKRLGLVRTVVITQVLSIPFMAVLSYTFWLPLAFVAFVLRGGLMNLGVPLVTNLGMELAEKEEQGLTGALLMVGWTSSWMVSTAVGGWLIEHYGYTLTMNLTIAVYLLSTGIFFWMFRRAEVKNGNGRGWQFVREVSA; this is translated from the coding sequence ATGACAACGGTCCCACCGCCAAGCGATCCGTCCGGTAGCTCTCTTTCGGTTGCAGCTCGTGTTCGCCGTGGCGTGGCAGATTACTCCCATCATCTGGGGTTGTTCAGTCGCAACGCCCGTTTGTACCTTTTCGGTTCTTTTCTTATGGGCATCAATTTCCAGGTGTTCATGCTACTGTTAAATCTACTATTGAAAGAAATCGGCTACGTGGAAGGTGACATCGGGCTGGTTGCATCTTCGCGTGCCGTCGGCATGTCGGTGATAGCCATACCGGCCGGGATACTGTTGAGTCGAGTACGGTTGAAACCGATCCTGATGGCCAGTTGTGTGCTGTTTGCGTTTTTCTCCTATTTCATGGCCTCCGTACAACAACTGGCTTTGCTCCTTTGCTTTTCGACTCTGAGTGGGATGGCCTTTTCGTTCTACCGGGTGGCGGCCGGACCGTTCTACATGCGCAACTCGACACCCACCGAGCGCACCCATCTTTTCTCATTTTCTTTCGGCACCAATCTGCTGGCCGGGATAATGGGAGCAGCCGGCGCCGGGCGTCTGGCGGCCATGATTGGCGAACGATCCGGCGATATGATCTGGGGTTACCAATGCACGCTGTATATCGGTATTGGTGTAAGTCTGCTGGCTTTGATACCGTTCATGTTGATCAGATCGGCTCCACCATCCAAAGAGGAAAATCGAATAACCCTTACGCGGGCGCAGTTTCGCAAACGAGGACGTTTCTACGGGAAAGTGTTCGCCACCAATTTCATGATCGGAATGGGGGCGGGTCTGATCATCCCGTTTTTGAATTTGTATTTTCGTGATCGATTCAACCTTGCGCCGGACACCATCGGACTGTACTACTCTATAGTGCACGGTTCGATGCTGATCGGGTCGCTGGCCGGGCCGGTGCTGGTGAAACGCCTGGGCCTGGTGCGCACGGTGGTGATAACTCAGGTTTTATCGATACCGTTTATGGCGGTATTGTCGTATACATTCTGGTTACCGCTGGCTTTTGTGGCCTTCGTGCTGCGCGGCGGTCTGATGAACCTGGGTGTGCCGCTGGTGACCAACCTTGGCATGGAACTGGCGGAGAAAGAAGAACAAGGCCTCACAGGAGCCCTTCTGATGGTTGGATGGACCTCATCGTGGATGGTGTCCACAGCTGTTGGAGGATGGTTGATCGAGCATTATGGATACACTCTCACCATGAACCTGACCATCGCTGTATATTTGCTTTCGACGGGCATCTTTTTCTGGATGTTCCGCCGGGCCGAAGTCAAAAACGGCAACGGTCGCGGATGGCAGTTTGTTCGCGAGGTGTCGGCATGA
- a CDS encoding aminodeoxychorismate/anthranilate synthase component II, translating to MILLLDNYDSFTYNLLQYLAELGAQVQVFRNDAITVKKVQRMKPEGIVLSPGPGRPENSGIMNDLVASMAGTTPILGVCLGHQSIAQVYGSKITYAPRLMHGKTSEIHHNQATLFKGLPSPFVATRYHSLMIDVDSLPDELKLTAWTDSGVVMGIEHEKIPLYGVQFHPESILTRCGMDLLKNFLESL from the coding sequence GTGATTCTGCTCCTGGACAATTATGACTCTTTCACCTATAATCTGTTGCAGTATCTGGCCGAACTTGGCGCCCAGGTGCAAGTGTTTCGCAACGATGCAATCACCGTCAAAAAAGTGCAGCGCATGAAGCCCGAGGGCATCGTTCTGTCGCCGGGACCGGGTCGTCCCGAGAACTCCGGTATCATGAACGACCTGGTGGCCAGCATGGCCGGAACGACACCGATACTGGGGGTCTGTCTGGGGCATCAGTCTATCGCACAGGTTTACGGTAGCAAAATCACCTACGCGCCGCGCTTGATGCACGGCAAGACATCGGAGATTCATCATAATCAGGCCACTCTGTTTAAGGGTCTGCCGTCGCCCTTCGTGGCCACGCGCTACCATTCGTTGATGATCGACGTTGACAGTTTGCCGGATGAATTGAAATTGACGGCGTGGACGGACTCGGGCGTGGTGATGGGCATTGAGCACGAAAAGATACCTCTCTACGGTGTGCAGTTTCATCCCGAATCGATTCTGACTCGCTGCGGCATGGACCTGCTTAAGAACTTCCTGGAGAGTCTGTAA
- the trpE gene encoding anthranilate synthase component I yields the protein MITLAEVRKFGKKGNVIPVYSRIPADMDTPVSAFIKLAGGKKDSFLLESIEGAEKLARYSFVGFEPFLVVEGDGEKVTLRQGQKVQRVEADPLDFVKQLFSVYKPVKVEELPRFTGGAVGYLSYDTVRWLEKLPDDNPAEIDLPMMRFALYDKIIAFDHLRQEILIIVNVLHNTGEPGLKKKYDAAIDTIERLTQKLQTSTSRTRQAKVAGGTVVPHYEQPEFEKMVRRAKMHIREGDIFQVVLSQRWHVDSPCSSLDVYRRLRRINPSPYMFLLNFGRNAVIGASPEMLVRVERGGIETRPIAGTRPRGKDERADEKMIADLLADPKEVAEHTMLLDLGRNDLGRVSRAGSVTVREQMVIEKYSHVIHLVSSVVGALKKGVSPVDGHSACFPAGTVSGAPKIRAMEIIDELEKERRGIYAGSIAYLDFWGNLDSCIAIRTIVKKNKRFYVQAGAGIVADSKPAREFRETEAKARALIEAIVGGDSA from the coding sequence ATGATAACTTTGGCCGAAGTACGTAAGTTTGGCAAGAAGGGAAACGTGATCCCCGTGTACAGCCGCATCCCGGCCGACATGGATACGCCGGTATCAGCCTTTATCAAACTGGCCGGGGGCAAGAAAGATTCGTTCCTGTTGGAATCAATCGAGGGAGCCGAGAAACTGGCTCGATATTCATTTGTCGGATTCGAGCCTTTTCTGGTGGTGGAAGGTGACGGTGAGAAGGTAACACTTCGACAGGGACAGAAAGTCCAGCGGGTTGAGGCCGATCCGCTCGATTTTGTCAAACAGCTTTTCTCAGTATATAAGCCGGTCAAGGTTGAGGAACTTCCTCGCTTCACCGGGGGTGCGGTCGGGTATCTTTCCTACGACACCGTTCGCTGGCTGGAGAAGCTTCCCGACGACAATCCGGCTGAGATAGATTTGCCGATGATGCGATTCGCGCTATACGACAAGATCATAGCCTTCGATCATTTGAGGCAGGAGATATTGATAATAGTCAACGTCCTGCACAACACCGGTGAGCCCGGTCTGAAGAAGAAGTACGATGCGGCCATCGACACGATTGAACGTCTGACGCAGAAGCTGCAAACCAGCACCAGCCGAACCCGACAGGCAAAAGTCGCCGGCGGTACCGTGGTGCCGCATTACGAGCAACCCGAGTTCGAGAAAATGGTGCGACGCGCTAAGATGCACATACGAGAGGGAGATATCTTCCAAGTGGTGTTATCTCAGCGCTGGCACGTTGATTCGCCGTGTTCGTCGCTGGACGTCTACCGGCGGCTGCGGCGAATCAACCCTTCGCCGTACATGTTCCTTTTGAATTTCGGCAGAAACGCCGTGATCGGTGCTTCACCGGAGATGCTGGTACGTGTGGAAAGAGGCGGGATAGAAACGCGACCGATAGCCGGTACCCGCCCGCGCGGCAAAGATGAACGAGCTGACGAAAAGATGATTGCGGATTTGCTGGCCGACCCAAAGGAGGTGGCCGAGCATACCATGCTTCTGGACCTCGGTCGCAACGATCTGGGTCGGGTGAGTCGCGCCGGATCGGTAACCGTGCGGGAACAGATGGTGATCGAAAAATATTCCCATGTAATCCATCTGGTCAGTTCGGTCGTTGGTGCTTTGAAGAAAGGGGTGAGCCCGGTGGATGGTCATTCGGCCTGCTTCCCGGCCGGGACGGTTTCCGGTGCGCCCAAGATTCGGGCTATGGAGATCATCGACGAACTGGAGAAAGAGCGGCGAGGTATCTACGCAGGATCGATAGCCTATCTTGATTTTTGGGGCAATCTCGATTCCTGTATTGCCATTCGCACCATTGTCAAAAAGAACAAACGGTTCTACGTACAGGCCGGTGCGGGTATCGTGGCCGATTCCAAACCCGCCCGTGAGTTTCGTGAAACCGAAGCCAAGGCGCGAGCGCTCATAGAAGCCATTGTTGGAGGTGACTCGGCGTGA
- the trpC gene encoding indole-3-glycerol phosphate synthase TrpC, which translates to MRDILEEIAANKRLEVEVLKSQLPITTLEQEIGARGTNAFRNALAEPSAIHIIAEMKKGSPSRGLIAPDFDPAALADKYHQGGAAALSVLTENKYFYGRYEHIALAADLTALPVLCKDFVVDPYQLYHAAYIGAAAVLLIVRLHSIESLRELIGLAEHLGLDCLVETHNEEEVAVALEAGATIIGVNNRNLSDFTVDLAVSEWLAPLIPDEVIKVSESGIFEAADIVRLRQADYTRFLIGEALVRAADPVRLLQTLRSA; encoded by the coding sequence ATGAGAGACATACTGGAGGAGATAGCTGCCAACAAAAGGCTGGAAGTTGAAGTACTTAAAAGCCAGTTACCGATCACAACTCTGGAACAAGAGATAGGTGCCAGAGGGACAAACGCCTTCCGCAACGCACTTGCAGAGCCCTCAGCAATTCACATTATCGCTGAAATGAAAAAGGGTTCGCCCTCGCGCGGCCTGATAGCGCCCGACTTTGATCCGGCAGCGCTGGCCGACAAATATCACCAGGGGGGAGCCGCAGCCCTGTCTGTGTTGACCGAGAACAAATACTTCTATGGACGGTACGAGCACATTGCGCTGGCGGCCGACTTGACCGCGTTGCCCGTACTGTGCAAAGATTTCGTAGTCGATCCCTATCAACTTTATCATGCCGCGTATATTGGCGCCGCTGCAGTGCTGCTCATAGTTCGTTTGCACTCGATCGAGTCGCTGAGAGAACTGATAGGTCTGGCCGAGCATTTGGGGCTGGACTGTTTGGTTGAGACGCACAACGAGGAAGAAGTTGCGGTGGCGCTGGAGGCCGGGGCGACGATCATCGGGGTCAATAATCGCAATCTCTCAGATTTTACGGTCGACCTGGCCGTGTCCGAATGGCTGGCCCCACTCATACCGGACGAAGTCATCAAAGTGTCCGAGTCGGGTATCTTCGAAGCCGCTGACATCGTGCGGCTCAGACAGGCCGATTACACACGATTCCTGATCGGAGAAGCACTGGTGCGCGCCGCCGATCCGGTCCGGCTTCTGCAAACTTTGAGGTCGGCATGA
- a CDS encoding phosphoribosylanthranilate isomerase, whose amino-acid sequence MTSFRVKVCGITRPGDGLMATEVGAELIGMIFYRRSPRFVQPHEAEAIISELPRAVARVGVFVDEPVQSLLELAVRLDLDYVQLHGNESDDQIDQVRREGFEVIKAFRILGLADWESLYSSSADLVMVDNATAELKGGTGRTFDWSIEPPRPVTNLVLSGGLTVDNIEDGVARFDPAIVDVNSGVESSPGVKSKAMLIEFMGKCDRIRNAK is encoded by the coding sequence ATGACCTCATTTCGAGTCAAGGTATGCGGTATCACTCGCCCCGGGGATGGCCTCATGGCGACCGAGGTGGGTGCAGAACTGATCGGGATGATCTTCTATCGTCGCTCGCCCAGGTTCGTTCAGCCACATGAGGCCGAGGCGATTATTAGTGAGCTTCCTCGAGCCGTGGCGCGGGTCGGTGTGTTTGTCGACGAGCCGGTTCAGTCGCTGCTGGAATTGGCCGTTCGTCTTGACTTGGATTATGTCCAGTTGCACGGTAATGAAAGCGACGACCAGATTGATCAGGTTCGTCGAGAAGGGTTTGAGGTTATCAAGGCATTCCGTATCCTTGGTTTGGCCGACTGGGAGAGTCTCTACTCAAGTAGCGCCGATCTGGTGATGGTCGACAATGCCACGGCCGAACTAAAAGGGGGGACCGGACGGACTTTTGATTGGTCTATCGAGCCGCCGCGACCGGTGACGAACTTGGTTTTATCCGGCGGGTTGACGGTCGATAATATAGAAGATGGTGTCGCTCGCTTCGATCCGGCCATCGTAGATGTGAATTCCGGGGTGGAATCGTCGCCCGGTGTCAAGTCGAAGGCCATGTTGATCGAGTTTATGGGAAAGTGTG
- the dapF gene encoding diaminopimelate epimerase: MKIPFVKYHALANDFLVIEAAQVRVPKARLGRLARTICNRRSGVGADGILFLSTYRGNRRVDVYNADGSWAEKSGNGLRIAAMHEYLKNRRRRRFEIIMNDQMHQAQVLEGFDNGALITTQLGSPTFETKRIPMKGKRRVMINAPLKVGGVQFPVTCLAVGNPHAVLPVDDFDFDWQTLGAEIETHPSFPRGTNVEFVRVVSRRRIDLADWERGAGATGSSGTGAAAAVCAMVMLGAVERECAVYFDTGNLKVHWRRESDLIELTGPVDYIAKGEFVSP; this comes from the coding sequence ATGAAAATTCCGTTCGTCAAGTACCACGCCCTGGCCAACGACTTTCTCGTAATTGAAGCCGCACAAGTCCGTGTGCCCAAAGCACGGTTGGGCCGTTTGGCTCGTACAATCTGTAACCGACGTAGCGGGGTAGGCGCCGACGGTATTCTGTTTCTGTCTACGTATCGCGGAAATCGCCGGGTCGATGTGTACAATGCCGATGGTTCCTGGGCGGAGAAATCCGGCAACGGACTGAGAATTGCCGCCATGCACGAATACTTGAAAAATAGGCGGCGGCGACGGTTCGAAATCATAATGAACGATCAGATGCATCAGGCCCAGGTTCTGGAGGGTTTCGACAACGGTGCGTTGATTACCACGCAACTCGGTTCGCCGACTTTCGAAACCAAGCGGATTCCGATGAAAGGCAAACGGCGGGTGATGATCAATGCACCTTTGAAGGTAGGCGGAGTCCAGTTCCCGGTAACTTGTTTGGCCGTCGGTAACCCGCATGCGGTTCTGCCGGTCGATGATTTCGACTTTGATTGGCAGACCCTGGGGGCGGAGATCGAAACTCACCCGTCCTTTCCGCGCGGAACCAATGTGGAATTCGTGCGGGTAGTTTCTCGCAGGAGGATCGACCTGGCTGACTGGGAAAGAGGCGCCGGGGCCACCGGTTCTTCCGGGACCGGGGCGGCGGCCGCGGTGTGCGCGATGGTCATGTTGGGAGCGGTCGAGCGAGAGTGTGCCGTTTATTTCGACACCGGCAATCTGAAAGTTCATTGGCGCCGTGAATCCGACCTTATCGAATTGACCGGTCCGGTCGATTACATTGCCAAAGGAGAGTTCGTGTCGCCATGA
- the trpD gene encoding anthranilate phosphoribosyltransferase, with amino-acid sequence MLKPHLQKVLTGAHLSMHEASQALDTIMDGQATPAQIAGLLIALKQKGETADEVAGFVTSMRQHAVRITLNDPAAVDGCGTGGDGAHTFNISTAAAIVTAAAGVTVAKHGNRSISSKCGSADLLEAAGGNIDPGPETVQSNINQVAFGFMFAPKFHPAMKHAAGPRKELGIRTVFNILGPMSNPAGVKRQVIGVYDQTLMPLFADVLEMTGSEHVIIAHARDGLDEFSVVAPTDYIELRGGERSRNVLEPEQVGLVNHEPDSLRGGDAAQNASMLSRLLTGEPSACRDAVVLNAGAMIYVGGKSVSIAEGVARAQSVIDNGSARSAFDAWLRASNT; translated from the coding sequence ATGTTGAAACCACATTTGCAGAAGGTGCTCACCGGTGCCCACCTTTCGATGCACGAAGCTTCCCAAGCCCTGGATACTATCATGGATGGTCAAGCTACGCCGGCTCAGATTGCCGGTTTGCTCATCGCGCTCAAGCAGAAAGGTGAGACGGCCGATGAAGTGGCCGGGTTTGTGACGTCTATGCGTCAACATGCCGTTCGAATAACGCTTAACGACCCGGCGGCGGTCGATGGTTGCGGTACCGGTGGTGATGGCGCCCACACTTTCAACATCTCGACAGCCGCAGCCATAGTGACGGCGGCTGCGGGCGTAACGGTGGCCAAGCACGGTAATCGTTCGATTAGTTCCAAGTGTGGCTCGGCCGATTTGCTGGAAGCGGCCGGTGGAAACATCGACCCCGGTCCTGAGACCGTTCAGAGCAATATCAATCAAGTCGCGTTTGGATTCATGTTTGCGCCCAAGTTTCACCCGGCTATGAAGCATGCCGCCGGTCCCCGCAAGGAGTTGGGCATTCGCACGGTTTTCAATATCCTGGGACCGATGTCGAATCCGGCCGGTGTCAAACGGCAGGTCATAGGCGTTTACGACCAGACACTGATGCCGCTGTTTGCCGATGTTCTTGAAATGACCGGTTCCGAGCACGTCATCATCGCCCATGCCCGCGACGGGTTGGACGAGTTTTCGGTGGTCGCACCGACCGACTATATTGAGCTGCGTGGTGGTGAACGCTCGCGAAACGTCCTCGAACCGGAGCAGGTTGGACTTGTGAACCATGAACCCGATTCGCTGCGAGGTGGCGACGCCGCCCAAAACGCATCTATGCTGAGTCGGTTGCTCACGGGTGAACCGTCAGCTTGTCGTGACGCGGTGGTCCTAAACGCCGGGGCGATGATTTACGTTGGTGGGAAATCTGTTTCTATCGCTGAAGGTGTCGCCCGAGCGCAATCTGTAATAGACAACGGTAGTGCGCGCAGTGCTTTCGACGCCTGGCTCCGGGCTTCCAACACCTGA